The following are from one region of the Candidatus Neomarinimicrobiota bacterium genome:
- a CDS encoding acetate--CoA ligase family protein, translating into MAKLHEHQGKVLFKEAGIPVPEGSLASSPDEAAEIASKLKSPVVIKMQAWTTGRAGLGGIIFADSPKQARDGAADILGKEVENFVVENVLVEKKLNIEKEFYAGIVIDDKSRKPAMIFSSVGGTGIEEIAQKFPDKISRMSIDVIEGLKDYQARELVKRTGLTGKLQLRIAGILVKLFNLARKYEMRSAEINPLVLTDEDKLIAADSRITIDDSAVFKHPELGIEIARELDHPPSELDKIAWNVEKDDYRGTFYFIQMAQGFSMEERYVGFHGAGGGGSMMSMDALMNKGFKLANFVDTSGNPPASKVYRAAKIILSQKNIVGYFGSGSGVASQEQFHSARGLVKAFREENISIPVVIRLGGNQEDKAIEILTNYTADLPAPVEGYKKNDSADFCADRMKALVDSFDYSSANGASFVPPKAEKPYSFKTLTGEITYDHALCLDCKDKPCIESCGPEILKLEDNLPVLAISDEDAAKGKCTECLACEQECYFHGNKGAYISLPIEGLVN; encoded by the coding sequence GTGGCTAAGCTGCATGAACATCAGGGGAAAGTTCTCTTCAAAGAAGCGGGAATTCCAGTTCCGGAAGGTTCCCTGGCAAGCAGTCCCGACGAAGCAGCGGAGATTGCGAGTAAACTCAAATCTCCCGTTGTAATCAAGATGCAGGCATGGACTACGGGAAGAGCGGGGCTTGGAGGGATAATATTTGCGGATTCTCCGAAACAGGCTCGGGACGGAGCAGCTGATATTCTTGGGAAAGAAGTAGAAAATTTTGTTGTTGAAAATGTGCTGGTAGAAAAGAAGCTGAATATTGAGAAGGAATTTTATGCGGGAATCGTGATTGATGACAAATCAAGAAAACCCGCCATGATATTTTCTTCCGTAGGCGGAACAGGGATAGAGGAGATAGCGCAAAAATTTCCCGATAAAATCTCACGAATGTCTATTGACGTTATTGAAGGATTAAAGGATTATCAGGCGCGGGAACTGGTGAAACGGACAGGACTAACCGGAAAACTGCAATTACGTATAGCGGGAATACTCGTAAAATTATTTAACTTAGCGCGGAAATATGAAATGCGGTCTGCTGAAATAAACCCGCTTGTTCTTACTGATGAAGATAAATTAATTGCCGCCGATAGCCGTATAACCATAGACGATTCGGCAGTTTTTAAACACCCGGAACTCGGAATTGAAATTGCGAGAGAGTTAGATCATCCGCCTTCTGAATTGGATAAGATTGCATGGAATGTCGAGAAGGACGATTACCGCGGAACTTTCTATTTTATACAAATGGCTCAGGGTTTTTCAATGGAGGAGCGTTACGTGGGATTTCACGGAGCGGGCGGCGGCGGTTCGATGATGTCAATGGACGCTCTTATGAATAAGGGTTTCAAACTCGCTAATTTTGTTGACACAAGCGGAAATCCTCCCGCGTCTAAAGTGTACAGAGCAGCGAAAATCATTCTCTCTCAAAAAAATATTGTCGGCTATTTCGGATCGGGTTCCGGGGTTGCATCGCAGGAGCAATTTCACTCTGCGAGAGGATTAGTTAAGGCGTTCAGGGAAGAAAATATTTCGATCCCTGTTGTCATTCGGCTTGGCGGAAATCAGGAAGATAAGGCAATTGAAATACTTACAAATTATACGGCAGACCTGCCCGCACCCGTCGAGGGCTACAAGAAAAATGACAGCGCCGATTTCTGTGCCGACAGGATGAAAGCATTGGTGGATTCCTTCGATTATTCATCGGCAAATGGAGCGTCGTTTGTTCCTCCAAAAGCGGAAAAACCGTATTCATTTAAAACTCTCACGGGAGAGATAACTTACGACCATGCCCTTTGTCTTGATTGCAAAGATAAACCTTGCATTGAATCGTGCGGTCCGGAAATACTAAAACTTGAAGATAATCTGCCCGTATTAGCCATCAGCGATGAAGATGCCGCAAAAGGAAAATGCACCGAGTGCTTAGCCTGCGAACAGGAATGTTACTTTCACGGGAACAAAGGCGCTTATATCAGCCTTCCGATAGAGGGATTAGTAAATTGA
- a CDS encoding iron-sulfur cluster assembly accessory protein: MQGELDTSLIDAESTIATGVSVTEDAAIYLNDLMTKDGKAGFGLKVGVKGGGCSGLQYELTFENNPDEGSKIYKSSGLRIFVDLKSYFYLRGLTLDYSGGLNGKGFVFMNPNASKTCGCGSSFAA; encoded by the coding sequence ATGCAAGGCGAATTGGATACAAGTCTTATAGATGCGGAAAGCACAATTGCTACCGGGGTAAGCGTGACGGAAGATGCCGCAATATACTTGAATGACCTGATGACTAAGGATGGTAAGGCCGGATTTGGTCTGAAAGTTGGAGTAAAAGGCGGAGGCTGCTCGGGTCTTCAATATGAGCTCACATTTGAAAACAATCCTGATGAGGGTTCCAAAATCTATAAAAGCAGCGGTCTTAGGATATTTGTTGACCTGAAAAGCTATTTTTATCTGAGGGGACTAACACTTGATTACTCCGGCGGATTAAATGGAAAAGGATTCGTATTTATGAATCCCAATGCCTCAAAAACATGTGGGTGTGGTTCTTCATTCGCGGCCTGA
- a CDS encoding endonuclease domain-containing protein: MIKLNKKDQKSRRRELRNSSTLWEHKLWNHLKNSQLDGLKFRRQQGIENYIVDFYCPKLKLIIEIDGGGHYKTENREADKVREKNIRTWGYKVLRYTNVEVQQNLIEVVEDIRRNCNIKNETLPK, from the coding sequence ATAATTAAATTAAATAAAAAAGATCAAAAAAGTAGAAGACGAGAATTAAGAAATAGCTCTACACTATGGGAACACAAATTATGGAATCATCTAAAGAATTCTCAATTAGATGGACTCAAATTTCGGCGGCAACAAGGAATTGAAAACTATATAGTAGATTTTTATTGCCCTAAATTAAAATTGATAATAGAAATTGATGGCGGTGGACATTATAAAACTGAAAACAGAGAAGCAGACAAAGTTAGAGAAAAAAACATTAGAACATGGGGATATAAAGTTTTGAGATATACAAATGTTGAAGTTCAACAAAATTTAATTGAAGTTGTTGAAGACATCAGAAGAAATTGTAATATCAAGAATGAAACTTTACCCAAATAG
- a CDS encoding citryl-CoA lyase, with product MTEEKWKTAITEIEPNKIKLRGYPLDELMGNISFAEAVYLALRGELPTPEVGKLIDAILVSSIDHGVTPPSALAAINSASTGAPLNAAVASGILAINKYHGGAIEACMEMLQAGKSQVDSGNSAQEAAKNLVEEYRNAKKRMSGFGHRIHTDDPRTKRLFELAEEAGQSGTFIELIRSIQSELEISAGKKLPINVDGAIAAVLCELDFWTNLANAFFIMARVPGLVAHAAEEQERQRPMRKIDPANHEYDGPSERHLDD from the coding sequence ATGACAGAAGAAAAATGGAAAACAGCGATAACCGAAATTGAACCGAATAAAATTAAACTTCGGGGTTATCCGCTGGACGAGCTCATGGGAAACATCTCTTTTGCCGAGGCTGTGTACCTCGCCTTGAGAGGCGAACTTCCCACGCCTGAAGTCGGTAAGCTGATAGACGCCATCTTAGTATCGTCTATAGACCACGGTGTAACACCGCCTTCGGCATTAGCAGCGATCAATTCGGCATCCACAGGCGCTCCCTTGAACGCCGCTGTGGCGTCGGGTATTCTGGCAATCAACAAATACCACGGCGGAGCGATAGAGGCTTGTATGGAGATGCTTCAGGCGGGGAAATCGCAAGTGGACAGCGGAAACTCTGCTCAGGAAGCGGCGAAAAATCTTGTGGAGGAATATCGGAATGCGAAGAAACGAATGTCGGGATTCGGACATCGTATTCATACCGATGATCCCCGCACCAAACGACTATTTGAATTAGCGGAAGAGGCGGGACAGTCCGGGACTTTCATTGAATTGATACGATCTATCCAATCCGAACTTGAGATTTCAGCAGGCAAAAAACTACCTATCAATGTGGACGGAGCAATTGCGGCGGTGTTATGTGAATTGGATTTCTGGACGAATCTTGCCAATGCCTTTTTCATAATGGCTCGTGTGCCCGGCTTGGTAGCTCACGCCGCGGAAGAACAGGAACGTCAGCGTCCCATGCGAAAAATAGACCCGGCGAACCATGAATACGACGGTCCTTCGGAACGACACCTTGATGATTAA
- a CDS encoding zinc-binding dehydrogenase, with amino-acid sequence MKSIRIHEHGGIEKLVYEDAPEPLISPGNVIVKVKACALNHLDIWVRQGLPNADFHLPRIPGSDISGIVAEVGEGVTAVQSGDEVILYPAYFCGTCEMCLSGRQTLCDSYSAFGTMLDGGNAEYISVPERNVIPKPENLDFNESAAFPLVFLTAWHMLVSLGKVKEGDKVLVHAAGSGVGMAAIQIARLFCARVYTTSSSDEKLEKAKEIGADVTINYDSEDFLKSVRDDTDGEGVDIVIEHIGPATWKNSVRSLKKGGRLVTCGATTGPVAELELRRIFSNQISILGSYMGYLSELHDIIRYISSGALKPIIDKVFDLKDTAEAHKRMELRKQFGKIVLNP; translated from the coding sequence ATGAAATCTATTCGAATCCATGAGCATGGCGGTATCGAGAAGCTGGTTTACGAGGACGCCCCGGAGCCGCTTATCTCCCCGGGAAATGTGATTGTGAAGGTAAAAGCCTGCGCACTAAACCATCTTGACATTTGGGTTCGACAGGGACTCCCTAATGCGGATTTTCATCTGCCGCGGATTCCCGGCTCCGATATTTCAGGAATTGTTGCTGAAGTGGGAGAAGGAGTTACGGCGGTTCAGAGTGGGGATGAGGTTATACTTTATCCGGCATATTTTTGCGGAACCTGCGAGATGTGCTTATCGGGAAGGCAAACGCTCTGCGATTCATATTCTGCTTTTGGTACAATGCTCGACGGTGGCAATGCGGAGTATATCTCAGTCCCGGAGAGAAACGTAATACCAAAACCCGAAAACTTGGATTTCAATGAATCGGCTGCTTTCCCATTAGTTTTTCTCACTGCGTGGCATATGTTAGTTAGCTTAGGCAAGGTTAAAGAAGGGGATAAGGTTTTGGTGCATGCAGCGGGAAGCGGAGTTGGAATGGCAGCGATACAAATTGCCAGATTATTCTGTGCCCGTGTATATACTACCTCCTCCTCAGATGAAAAATTGGAAAAAGCTAAGGAAATTGGAGCTGACGTTACAATTAATTACGACTCGGAAGATTTTCTTAAATCCGTAAGAGATGATACGGACGGCGAAGGAGTTGATATTGTGATTGAGCATATAGGTCCGGCAACGTGGAAAAACAGCGTCAGGTCACTCAAAAAAGGTGGTCGGCTGGTGACTTGCGGAGCTACTACAGGTCCCGTTGCCGAATTGGAGCTTCGTAGAATTTTCAGCAATCAGATTTCAATACTCGGCTCCTATATGGGGTACCTGTCGGAACTTCACGACATAATCAGATATATAAGCTCGGGCGCCCTGAAGCCGATAATCGACAAAGTGTTCGATCTTAAAGACACGGCAGAGGCGCATAAGCGTATGGAACTGCGCAAACAATTTGGAAAAATAGTACTTAATCCGTAG
- the lipB gene encoding lipoyl(octanoyl) transferase LipB: MSNSDRSIEHIRLGYQSYLKALNLQSRLMDLKKDGFDDDFLLTVEHPHTYTIGSAGSKENLLVNDDYLKAKGIDLHFSGRGGDITYHGPGQLVIYPILDLNHYYKDLHRYLRDLEEVIVLTLRRFDIDAGRIKGLTGVWVGERKLASIGIRMSKWITMHGSALNVSPDLTLFDNIIPCGIKDKSVSSISEILDKPVQIENVIPEYLSAFSEVFGVTLNENKDSSYWIISETVSNTNYNTEEKITDGV; this comes from the coding sequence ATATCTAATTCGGACAGGTCAATTGAACACATCAGGCTGGGATACCAATCGTATCTGAAAGCCCTGAATTTGCAATCTCGTCTTATGGATTTGAAAAAGGATGGCTTTGATGATGATTTTCTGCTAACTGTGGAGCATCCTCACACTTATACAATAGGCTCCGCAGGCTCAAAAGAGAATTTGCTGGTGAATGATGACTACCTGAAAGCGAAAGGAATCGACCTGCATTTTTCGGGGAGAGGAGGGGATATTACCTATCACGGACCGGGTCAATTGGTGATTTATCCGATATTGGATCTGAATCATTATTATAAAGACCTGCATCGGTATCTTAGAGATTTGGAGGAAGTGATAGTCCTTACTCTGAGAAGATTTGATATTGATGCCGGGAGAATTAAAGGTTTAACCGGAGTTTGGGTGGGCGAAAGAAAGCTCGCTTCAATCGGTATCAGGATGTCCAAATGGATTACAATGCACGGCAGTGCATTGAACGTTTCTCCCGATCTAACTCTTTTTGACAATATCATTCCGTGCGGGATTAAAGATAAATCAGTATCCTCTATATCTGAAATTCTTGATAAACCGGTGCAAATTGAAAATGTGATTCCCGAGTATTTGTCGGCGTTTTCGGAAGTTTTCGGAGTGACTCTGAACGAAAATAAAGACTCTTCTTATTGGATTATTTCTGAAACAGTTTCCAACACAAATTATAATACCGAAGAAAAGATAACCGATGGCGTTTGA
- a CDS encoding tetratricopeptide repeat protein, with protein MTDKKALNINESLAGLRPDQLSALIERAAELKLVGKKCSQEELADAIDKAKGKIQSEMLFRLGDKLIDNNDIELSLIILTSSVGGAAGAEHELPLQNSLGLAYYMNGKLKEAIEIFSKLLKSKMDNTLKSSTLHYLGLSYFDAGTYAEAIKKLEAAAKLYESDKNIEAAIPPIEDVARVYQEQNEHEKALKILEKAYDYSKEIMLENYIARISASKGESFIAIGKYRSASEALEFSLQDRTSPFDTLDRMRLLAHSYTLVGSDEKAEVAFEELCKLAEITGEKEEMINSLDLLGRHYNNVEKYAEAKSILRQSYNLRLKYQEESGAEFPGSWEFCQILENVNKMVEFQEAKYTDKLGIKPHPVYDLNEQVKQSMSKLIELLDLGIDEPSAYALKYSGKNLKEATNDFQKEYILQILRLYEWDKAAVAKHLGVSTSNLYHYLYKLGIER; from the coding sequence ATGACAGATAAAAAAGCTTTAAATATAAACGAAAGTTTAGCCGGATTAAGGCCCGATCAATTGTCCGCTCTGATTGAACGGGCTGCTGAACTGAAGCTGGTGGGCAAGAAATGTTCACAGGAAGAGCTTGCAGATGCCATAGATAAGGCAAAAGGGAAGATTCAATCTGAAATGCTGTTCAGGCTCGGAGATAAATTAATTGATAACAATGATATTGAACTTTCGCTTATTATTTTAACATCTTCTGTGGGTGGAGCGGCAGGCGCCGAGCATGAATTGCCATTACAAAATTCTCTCGGTCTTGCATATTATATGAACGGCAAGTTAAAAGAGGCCATCGAAATATTTTCAAAACTTCTTAAAAGTAAAATGGATAATACTCTGAAAAGCTCCACACTTCACTATCTCGGTTTATCATATTTCGATGCGGGAACATATGCAGAGGCTATTAAGAAATTGGAAGCGGCAGCGAAATTATATGAATCTGATAAGAATATCGAAGCGGCTATTCCGCCCATTGAAGATGTCGCCCGTGTATATCAGGAACAGAATGAGCATGAAAAAGCGCTGAAAATTCTTGAAAAGGCATACGATTATTCAAAAGAAATAATGCTGGAGAATTATATAGCCAGAATTTCGGCATCAAAAGGGGAGAGTTTTATCGCCATCGGGAAATATCGGTCAGCTTCCGAAGCACTGGAATTCTCTCTACAGGACAGAACAAGTCCATTTGATACTTTAGACAGAATGAGATTGTTGGCACACTCTTATACCCTTGTAGGCTCCGACGAAAAAGCGGAAGTCGCATTTGAAGAGCTGTGCAAGCTTGCTGAAATCACCGGAGAGAAGGAGGAGATGATTAACTCTCTCGATCTGTTAGGCCGGCATTATAATAATGTGGAGAAGTACGCCGAGGCGAAAAGTATTTTGCGTCAGTCCTATAATTTGCGGCTTAAATATCAGGAGGAATCAGGAGCGGAATTTCCGGGCAGTTGGGAATTTTGCCAAATTCTTGAAAACGTGAATAAGATGGTGGAATTTCAAGAAGCGAAATACACGGATAAATTGGGTATCAAACCACATCCGGTTTATGATCTCAATGAGCAGGTGAAACAGAGTATGAGTAAATTGATTGAGCTGTTAGACTTAGGGATAGATGAACCTTCGGCATACGCGCTGAAGTATTCAGGAAAAAACCTTAAAGAAGCCACAAATGATTTCCAGAAAGAATACATTTTGCAGATATTAAGACTGTATGAATGGGATAAGGCAGCTGTTGCAAAGCATCTTGGTGTGTCCACAAGCAACTTATATCACTATCTTTACAAGCTAGGAATAGAGCGATAA
- a CDS encoding dehydrogenase E1 component subunit alpha/beta, with the protein MAFEPKADTATNQDNQHNFERLIKAYTLMHTSRQLDHKMLNLIKQGKGFFHIGAAGHEAAQLAAALNLKGGEDWSFPYYRDIAYVLGLGMTPEEIMMCFTSRAEDPNSGGRQMPAHYGHKELKIVSQSSPTGTQYLQAVGVALSLKKQGSENVVYVSSGEGTTSQGDFHEALNWASREKLPVIFFIENNKYAISVHISEQTSGSSVYEMTKGYEGLTRYEMDGTDFESSDNLMKEVVANVRRGNGPALVEADCVRLMPHSSSDDQKKYRDEEELSSDSKRDPIIILKDFLLREKALTESQDDSISSAAVADATRVTELAFTKEEAGAETAVKYVFDESGKADSLEYEKSEPSGEPVVIVDAINHALHEEMDRDHKIIVFGQDIADGKGGVFTVTKGLSTKFGSDRVFNSPLAEASIVGVAIGLALNGFKPVVEIQFADYVWTAMMQIRNELSTMRYRSNNNWECPVVIRIPCGGYIHGGLYHSQNIEAIFAHLPGIKICMPSNAADAKGLLKTAIRGKDPVIYLEHKGIYRQPFAKSPEPDEDYLVPFGKAKIVREGNDLTIVTYGAMVKRSLDAADKFNQESGASIEIIDIRSIVPLDLDTILTSVEKTSRLLIVHEDSIFQGFGAEIAAQVSNKGFSFLDAPIGRVAALHTPIPYAPILEKRILPDIDDIYDALKSLSEY; encoded by the coding sequence ATGGCGTTTGAACCAAAAGCAGATACGGCAACTAATCAAGACAATCAGCATAATTTTGAAAGACTGATCAAAGCTTACACCCTTATGCACACTTCACGGCAGCTCGACCATAAGATGCTTAATCTGATCAAGCAGGGAAAAGGTTTTTTCCATATAGGCGCGGCAGGTCATGAAGCGGCGCAGCTTGCGGCAGCGCTGAATTTGAAGGGCGGCGAGGATTGGTCATTCCCGTATTACAGGGATATTGCGTATGTGCTTGGGCTGGGGATGACACCGGAAGAGATAATGATGTGTTTCACGAGCCGGGCGGAAGATCCGAATTCCGGCGGCAGACAGATGCCTGCTCATTATGGGCATAAAGAGCTGAAGATAGTTTCACAATCAAGTCCGACGGGAACACAATATCTTCAGGCTGTGGGTGTCGCATTGTCGCTTAAAAAACAGGGCAGCGAGAATGTCGTATATGTTTCTTCGGGAGAAGGAACCACAAGTCAGGGTGATTTTCATGAAGCGCTGAATTGGGCATCGCGAGAGAAACTTCCGGTCATTTTCTTTATAGAAAACAACAAATACGCTATTTCAGTACATATATCGGAACAGACATCCGGAAGCTCTGTCTATGAAATGACAAAGGGTTATGAAGGACTGACGAGATATGAAATGGATGGAACGGATTTCGAATCATCTGATAATCTAATGAAGGAAGTAGTAGCTAACGTCAGGCGGGGAAATGGACCTGCGTTAGTGGAAGCAGATTGTGTCAGGCTTATGCCTCATTCGTCATCGGATGACCAGAAGAAATATCGCGATGAAGAAGAGCTCTCTTCAGATAGTAAGCGAGATCCGATAATCATATTAAAAGATTTCCTTTTACGGGAAAAAGCGCTGACAGAATCTCAAGACGATTCAATAAGCAGCGCTGCCGTAGCCGATGCGACCAGAGTCACAGAACTTGCGTTCACAAAGGAAGAAGCCGGAGCTGAAACAGCCGTAAAGTACGTTTTTGATGAGAGCGGAAAGGCGGATTCACTTGAATACGAAAAATCAGAACCGTCAGGCGAGCCTGTAGTAATAGTGGATGCGATCAACCATGCCTTGCATGAAGAGATGGACCGCGACCATAAAATAATAGTGTTCGGACAGGACATAGCGGATGGCAAAGGTGGAGTATTTACCGTAACTAAAGGACTTTCCACTAAATTCGGGTCGGACAGGGTATTCAACAGTCCGCTTGCGGAAGCGAGTATTGTGGGGGTGGCAATCGGTTTAGCTTTGAACGGCTTTAAACCGGTAGTGGAGATACAATTTGCCGATTATGTGTGGACTGCAATGATGCAGATAAGGAATGAACTATCCACAATGCGGTACCGTTCCAATAACAACTGGGAATGTCCCGTTGTCATACGGATTCCATGTGGTGGATATATTCACGGTGGGCTTTATCACAGTCAGAACATTGAAGCGATATTCGCGCATCTGCCCGGCATAAAGATTTGTATGCCTTCCAATGCGGCGGATGCCAAGGGACTGCTGAAAACGGCAATCAGGGGTAAAGATCCGGTCATATATTTAGAGCATAAGGGGATTTATCGTCAGCCGTTCGCTAAATCACCTGAACCGGATGAAGATTATTTGGTTCCATTCGGTAAAGCAAAAATTGTCAGGGAAGGAAATGATCTAACCATCGTTACATACGGCGCGATGGTCAAACGTTCTCTTGATGCGGCTGATAAATTTAATCAGGAGTCAGGAGCTTCTATAGAGATCATTGATATCCGATCGATCGTACCGCTGGACCTGGATACCATCTTAACTTCGGTGGAAAAAACATCTCGACTGCTTATAGTACACGAAGACAGCATCTTTCAAGGATTCGGCGCCGAAATAGCGGCACAGGTTTCAAATAAAGGATTCAGTTTTTTAGATGCGCCTATCGGGCGCGTGGCGGCATTGCACACTCCGATTCCTTATGCTCCAATCCTTGAAAAGCGGATATTGCCTGATATTGACGATATTTACGATGCTTTAAAGTCACTTTCGGAATATTGA
- a CDS encoding CoA-binding protein, translated as MAILIDEKMSVIVQGITGREGMARTKLMMEYGTNVLAGCTPGKGGQEVLGLPVYDTLLEATEKHGVFDVSVVYVPAPLVKNAALEAIDAGIKLIVLVPDRVPVWDVMEIARAAEANGAQFVGPNTLGVLSVDKAVLGMIGGNAKSAREWFKKGNVGVASRSGGITSSIGYYLCQSGIGLSTLVHVGGDPIVGLPHPSVMELFETDSETEAVVMFGEIGTSQEEQVADLIESGNFTKPLIAYIGGKAATSGTRFSHAGAIVEGNSGTHAGKVKRLREVGVTVVDEFGDLPEATNKLLKSLA; from the coding sequence TTGGCGATTTTGATTGACGAAAAGATGAGCGTGATAGTGCAGGGAATCACCGGACGTGAGGGAATGGCTCGGACTAAGCTGATGATGGAATACGGCACGAATGTTCTGGCTGGTTGCACGCCGGGCAAAGGGGGTCAGGAGGTTTTAGGGCTTCCGGTTTATGATACTCTTTTAGAAGCAACGGAAAAGCACGGCGTATTTGATGTCAGCGTGGTTTATGTTCCCGCTCCGTTAGTTAAAAACGCAGCGCTTGAGGCAATTGATGCGGGAATTAAACTTATCGTTCTTGTCCCTGACAGGGTTCCTGTGTGGGATGTGATGGAGATCGCCCGAGCAGCGGAAGCGAACGGCGCGCAATTCGTCGGCCCCAACACGTTAGGCGTATTGAGCGTGGATAAAGCGGTTTTGGGAATGATAGGCGGTAACGCGAAATCAGCAAGGGAATGGTTCAAAAAGGGAAATGTGGGCGTTGCTTCCCGGAGCGGAGGAATTACTTCCTCCATCGGCTATTATCTCTGTCAGTCGGGTATCGGACTATCCACACTGGTACATGTGGGGGGAGACCCAATTGTGGGACTGCCACATCCGAGTGTGATGGAGCTGTTTGAAACAGACAGTGAGACCGAAGCGGTGGTGATGTTCGGGGAAATCGGAACTTCACAGGAAGAACAGGTTGCCGATTTGATTGAAAGCGGGAACTTTACGAAACCGCTCATTGCGTATATAGGCGGAAAAGCCGCCACATCGGGAACTCGATTCAGCCATGCGGGAGCCATAGTAGAGGGAAACAGCGGCACCCACGCAGGGAAGGTAAAACGTCTGAGAGAGGTAGGTGTCACTGTGGTTGATGAGTTCGGCGACCTGCCGGAAGCGACAAATAAATTGCTAAAATCATTAGCATAA
- the lpdA gene encoding dihydrolipoyl dehydrogenase: protein MAEHNFDLVVLGGGPGGYIAAIRARQLGMNTALVEDKHLGGICLNWGCIPTKALLKSAELYNEISHASKFGIITDAPAFDMQSIVKRSRQTAQRLSKGVGFLMKKNDVTVFEARGSLNADADLVLSNGDLLKSKNIILATGARPITIPGIDVDEKQIITSRTAMTLESIPESIAIIGGGAIGVEFAYFFSTFGADVTIIEMMPQLLPVEDEEIAQTVEKSFMKMGMKVRTSTAVKKVEKTDGGLNIIIEKEGQEESISAAIVLNAVGVRGNIEDIGLEEAGVENNGQFIEADSQCQTSRKGVWAIGDVIGPPLLAHVASAEGVAVAELIAGNRESGIDYNAIPGCTYCQPQVASFGLTEKAALEKGLAVNVGRFPFRANGKALALGNSEGMVKLVFNKEDGELLGAHIVGEDATEMIGELVMARTHGATYESILETIHAHPTLGESIPEAAGEAYGEALNI from the coding sequence ATGGCGGAGCATAATTTTGATTTGGTGGTTTTAGGAGGTGGACCGGGAGGATATATCGCCGCTATCAGAGCAAGACAATTAGGGATGAATACAGCATTGGTGGAGGATAAACATCTCGGCGGAATATGTCTGAATTGGGGTTGCATTCCCACGAAAGCGCTGCTGAAAAGCGCGGAATTATATAACGAAATAAGTCACGCTTCCAAATTCGGCATAATAACGGACGCACCGGCTTTTGATATGCAGAGTATCGTCAAACGCAGCCGGCAAACCGCGCAACGTCTAAGCAAAGGTGTAGGATTTCTTATGAAAAAGAACGATGTGACTGTTTTTGAAGCGCGTGGTTCGCTGAATGCCGATGCTGATCTGGTTTTATCCAATGGAGACCTGCTTAAAAGTAAGAATATTATTTTAGCTACGGGCGCACGACCGATAACCATACCGGGTATTGATGTGGACGAAAAGCAGATTATCACAAGCAGGACGGCAATGACTCTTGAGTCCATTCCTGAAAGCATTGCGATAATCGGCGGTGGCGCCATAGGTGTTGAGTTTGCCTACTTTTTCTCCACTTTTGGAGCGGATGTCACCATAATTGAAATGATGCCGCAACTTCTGCCGGTTGAAGATGAAGAAATAGCTCAAACAGTTGAAAAGAGTTTTATGAAAATGGGGATGAAAGTTAGAACTTCCACAGCGGTAAAAAAAGTAGAAAAAACTGACGGCGGATTGAATATCATTATCGAAAAAGAGGGGCAAGAGGAATCAATTTCGGCAGCGATTGTCCTGAACGCCGTAGGCGTGAGGGGAAATATTGAGGATATAGGATTGGAAGAAGCAGGTGTGGAAAATAACGGTCAGTTCATTGAAGCTGACAGTCAGTGCCAAACTTCACGCAAAGGAGTATGGGCAATCGGAGATGTTATCGGGCCTCCGTTATTGGCTCATGTAGCATCGGCGGAAGGGGTTGCAGTGGCGGAATTAATTGCGGGCAATCGGGAAAGCGGCATAGATTACAATGCGATACCCGGATGCACTTATTGCCAACCGCAAGTTGCGAGTTTTGGATTGACGGAAAAAGCAGCGCTTGAAAAAGGATTGGCGGTCAATGTGGGCCGTTTCCCTTTCAGAGCGAACGGTAAGGCGCTCGCTCTTGGAAATAGCGAAGGTATGGTCAAGCTGGTATTTAACAAAGAAGACGGAGAGCTTCTCGGCGCTCATATTGTGGGAGAGGACGCGACTGAGATGATCGGGGAATTGGTAATGGCAAGAACGCACGGCGCCACCTACGAATCTATATTGGAAACGATTCACGCTCATCCCACACTTGGCGAGTCGATTCCTGAGGCAGCCGGAGAGGCCTACGGTGAAGCGCTTAATATCTAA